In Plodia interpunctella isolate USDA-ARS_2022_Savannah chromosome 30, ilPloInte3.2, whole genome shotgun sequence, the following proteins share a genomic window:
- the LOC128682612 gene encoding transcription factor ces-2 isoform X1 encodes MEGTSLYELDACPAQHSGALAALRLLNTYNHLLTPPGPHNVMGLLTALPPTPQPAYLQPYCQHVASRNTPILTSTICENELRRRGEKRPIPQELKDEKYFERRRRNNQAAKKSRDARRIREDQIAWRACLLEQENASLRAHVSALRQEALALRALLAAREAPPPVQPTPSSTTD; translated from the exons ATGGAAGGCACGTCCCTGTACGAGCTGGACGCGTGTCCAGCGCAGCACAGTGGCGCCCTCGCCGCACTGCGTCTGCTGAACACTTACAACCATCTCCTGACTCCACCTG GGCCTCATAACGTGATGGGCCTCCTCACGGCCCTGCCGCCGACCCCCCAGCCAGCTTACCTGCAGCCCTATTGCCAACACGTCGCTTCCAGAAACACCCCGA TCCTGACCAGTACAATTTGCGAGAACGAACTACGTCGGCGCGGGGAGAAACGACCCATACCTCAGGAACTGAAAGACGAGAAATATTTCGAGCGGCGCAGACGCAACAACCAAGCTGCTAAGAAGTCCAGAGACGCGCGGAGAATAAGAGAGGACCAG ATAGCCTGGCGGGCGTGTCTGCTGGAACAAGAGAACGCGTCGCTGCGCGCGCACGTGTCCGCGCTGAGACAGGAGGCGCTGGCGCTGCGCGCGCTGCTCGCCGCCAGGGAGGCGCCGCCGCCCGTGCAGCCGACACCGTCCTCTACCACCGACTGA
- the LOC128682612 gene encoding transcription factor ces-2 isoform X2 — protein MEGTSLYELDACPAQHSGALAALRLLNTYNHLLTPPGPHNVMGLLTALPPTPQPAYLQPYCQHVASRNTPILTSTICENELRRRGEKRPIPQELKDEKYFERRRRNNQAAKKSRDARRIREDQPGGRVCWNKRTRRCARTCPR, from the exons ATGGAAGGCACGTCCCTGTACGAGCTGGACGCGTGTCCAGCGCAGCACAGTGGCGCCCTCGCCGCACTGCGTCTGCTGAACACTTACAACCATCTCCTGACTCCACCTG GGCCTCATAACGTGATGGGCCTCCTCACGGCCCTGCCGCCGACCCCCCAGCCAGCTTACCTGCAGCCCTATTGCCAACACGTCGCTTCCAGAAACACCCCGA TCCTGACCAGTACAATTTGCGAGAACGAACTACGTCGGCGCGGGGAGAAACGACCCATACCTCAGGAACTGAAAGACGAGAAATATTTCGAGCGGCGCAGACGCAACAACCAAGCTGCTAAGAAGTCCAGAGACGCGCGGAGAATAAGAGAGGACCAG CCTGGCGGGCGTGTCTGCTGGAACAAGAGAACGCGTCGCTGCGCGCGCACGTGTCCGCGCTGA
- the VhaAC45 gene encoding V-type proton ATPase subunit S1 gives MARCHIVFLALVLSVVQSLGSQVPVFLWGDLPKTSMKANPLTTVDPEEFGHIVHQELKDEPFTVVFIEETLSVEDFSRKDGEGNTLFPFLRSQLSDSYYIPSVENALRVLNKLGDDKVDHVKLTDSGLSADLEATNGKFLFINLKDAREGESRADMLKRHNNFIKEVYSRLQGKYSSVIGIYTAHYPSWTVTHSRARRQTTDTALDGEYTLDGLRLYAASITYNIGTTSGTLTTLSSSSSTFNGTTGTQSSTLNFNDGVTLVLNFVSSLGYWYFESVSFTKDTTSLILLPAPGPIYAPNNYSYQCGEGVTFTGNNDTAHSVSFVNLRIEPFFGNTNDTNTFSEGFDCIGYFDTTILACLMIVFLLLSILFYGIMMMMDIRTMDRFDDPKGKTITINPTD, from the exons atggctCGCTGCCATATAGTGTTCCTCGCGTTAGTTTTAAGTGTCGTACAGAGTTTAGGCTCGCAAGTCCCCGTGTTCCTATGGGGCGATTTGCCCAAAACTTCTATGAAAGCTAACCCTCTGACAACCGTAGACCCTGAAGAATTCGGCCACATCGTCCACCAAGAGCTGAAAGACGAGCCTTTCACTGTGGTTTTCATCGAAGAGACCCTTTCAGTCGAAGATTTTTCACGTAAGGATGGCGAAGGTAACACGCTGTTCCCGTTCCTCCGGTCCCAACTGAGCGACTCCTACTATATCCCATCAGTCGAAAATGCACTCCGCGTGCTGAACAAACTTGGTGATGACAAAGTAGACCACGTCAAGCTCACGGACAGTGGTTTGTCTGCAGACCTGGAAGCTACTAACggaaaattcttatttatcaaCTTGAAGGATGCCCGCGAAGGGGAATCGAGGGCGGACATGCTCAAACGTCATAATAACTTCATAAAAGAGGTGTATTCAAGGTTGCAAGGGAAATATTCATCAGTAATTGGGATTTATACAGCACATTATCCATCTTGGACTGTCACTCACTCTCGGGCCAGGCGTCAAACTACAGACACTGCACTAGATGGTGAATACACCCTGGACGGGCTCCGATTGTATGCTGCATCGATTACCTACAACATTGGAACTACTTCGGGAACATTGACAACTCTGTCGTCTAGCTCGTCCACGTTCAATGGCACCACGGGAACACAGAGCAGCACACTTAATTTCAACGATGGTGTCACTCTTGTCCTCAACTTCGTGTCTAGCTTGGGTTACTGGTACTTTG AGTCCGTTAGCTTCACGAAGGACACAACCTCCCTGATACTGCTGCCCGCTCCAGGCCCCATTTATGCGCCAAACAACTACTCATACCAGTGTGGAGAGGGAGTCACATTCACTGGTAACAATGATACCGCGCACAGTGTTAGCTTTGTCAACTTGcgt aTTGAACCGTTCTTCGGTAACACCAATGACACGAACACATTTAGCGAAGGATTTGATTGCATCGGCTACTTCGACACCACGATCCTTGCTTGTCTGATGATAGTCTTCCTACTGCTCTCCATTCTGTTCTACGGTATCATGATGATGATGGATATAAGGACAATGGACCGCTTCGATGATCCCAAGGGAAAAACCATTACTATAAATCCTACTGATTAA
- the LOC128682611 gene encoding protein TEX261 isoform X2, with the protein MFFLYLMSILSIVIQAAFLTLAIASGLYYLAELVEEYTVTAKYIITWTVMITIGLHICLMIFDDLPFHLNALGLVQQTLHIVLLREFPVVRVTSPAFVGAVVTLILHHYTAFKYFGMVYYNFSEVLAYFTLCLWVVPFALFVSLSANDYVLPTTGEKQPLLGDNNVVTDYLSRKSKRYSLLSFFSFAKDSILPQRNKKAY; encoded by the exons atgttttttctatatttaatgaGTATTTTATCTATAGTCATACAGGCTGCTTTTTTGACACTAGCCATTG CTTCCGGTCTATACTACTTGGCAGAGCTAGTGGAAGAGTACACTGTTAccgcaaaatatattataacatggACAGTTATG ATAACAATAGGTCTTCACATATGTCTAATGATTTTCGATGATTTACCATTCCATCTGAACGCACTAGGATTGGTGCAACAAACTCTACATATAGTTCTGCTCCGGGAGTTCCCCGTAGTACGGGTGACGAGTCCAGCGTTTGTAGGGGCGGTGGTCACCCTCATTTTACACCACTATACTGCTTTTAAGTATTTTGGGATGgtgtattacaatttttctgag GTTCTGGCCTActttacgctttgtctgtgGGTTGTGCCCTTCGCACTCTTCGTGTCTCTGTCTGCTAACGACTATGTTTTACCCACTACTGGGGAAAAGCAACCTTTACTGG gcgATAACAACGTAGTTACAGACTACCTGTCTCGAAAATCGAAACGGTACAGCCTACTGTCGTTTTTTAGCTTCGCCAAAGACTCCATATTGCCACAGAGAAACAAGAAAGCGTACTGA
- the LOC128682611 gene encoding protein TEX261 isoform X1 — protein MRFTKFPGVILLSYTNLPGAPISVSNIRSSGLYYLAELVEEYTVTAKYIITWTVMITIGLHICLMIFDDLPFHLNALGLVQQTLHIVLLREFPVVRVTSPAFVGAVVTLILHHYTAFKYFGMVYYNFSEVLAYFTLCLWVVPFALFVSLSANDYVLPTTGEKQPLLGDNNVVTDYLSRKSKRYSLLSFFSFAKDSILPQRNKKAY, from the exons ATGAGATTTACAAAATTCCCTGGTGTTATCTTATTAAGCTATACTAACCTGCCGGGAGCTCCGATCTCTGTGTCAAACATAAGAT CTTCCGGTCTATACTACTTGGCAGAGCTAGTGGAAGAGTACACTGTTAccgcaaaatatattataacatggACAGTTATG ATAACAATAGGTCTTCACATATGTCTAATGATTTTCGATGATTTACCATTCCATCTGAACGCACTAGGATTGGTGCAACAAACTCTACATATAGTTCTGCTCCGGGAGTTCCCCGTAGTACGGGTGACGAGTCCAGCGTTTGTAGGGGCGGTGGTCACCCTCATTTTACACCACTATACTGCTTTTAAGTATTTTGGGATGgtgtattacaatttttctgag GTTCTGGCCTActttacgctttgtctgtgGGTTGTGCCCTTCGCACTCTTCGTGTCTCTGTCTGCTAACGACTATGTTTTACCCACTACTGGGGAAAAGCAACCTTTACTGG gcgATAACAACGTAGTTACAGACTACCTGTCTCGAAAATCGAAACGGTACAGCCTACTGTCGTTTTTTAGCTTCGCCAAAGACTCCATATTGCCACAGAGAAACAAGAAAGCGTACTGA